Proteins from a genomic interval of Diaphorobacter sp. HDW4A:
- a CDS encoding 2TM domain-containing protein — translation MSHVHHVPHFAANGFDPIERAAQRRAGRKLGWFIHATVYLLVNLGLMGLSFSHGRHWSIYPAFFWGIGLLAHGMSVWLRPTRGALWHRMVQKEREALLRDQGKTQSDNASSSH, via the coding sequence ATGTCCCATGTCCACCACGTCCCACACTTCGCCGCGAACGGCTTTGACCCCATCGAACGTGCAGCACAGAGGCGCGCAGGTCGCAAGCTCGGCTGGTTCATTCACGCCACCGTCTATCTGCTGGTGAATCTCGGCCTGATGGGCCTGTCGTTCAGCCATGGCAGGCATTGGTCGATCTATCCCGCATTTTTTTGGGGCATTGGCCTGCTCGCGCACGGCATGAGCGTCTGGCTGCGGCCCACGCGCGGCGCACTCTGGCATCGCATGGTGCAGAAGGAACGTGAAGCCTTGCTGCGCGATCAGGGGAAAACTCAAAGCGACAACGCATCTTCCTCGCACTGA
- a CDS encoding acyltransferase: MSSSVDHQNNFNLLRLLAAVAVLFSHGSYLYHLQMPIPFMGHSLGSAAVCVFFVISGYLIAQSWERSVGWLDFAAKRVGRIYPGLICVTVFSIAVIGALMTTWPQTAYWASPVTWSNFLNNAAGLATVQVLPGVFENNPFARAVNGSLWTIRYELAMYLLLALVSLTLIRWWRWAYVAMALTLVSIWLLATGLDWPDAPAAASQWFKELWSLRQFTSLGVYFFVGSAWARARWRVHWWHGLLGAVALVAARWSTDFLWVQTGVWIGLSCLSMYLAFAGAACIRGRPRADLSYGTYIYAFPIQQGVTQISLVQGWSLEVCVALSLVLTLVLAALSWFCIEKPALEWMRTWLSRRKEIASNRLVNSGDMTSS; encoded by the coding sequence GTGTCTAGCTCCGTAGATCATCAAAACAATTTCAATCTGCTGCGTCTGCTGGCTGCCGTGGCCGTGTTGTTCAGCCATGGATCCTATCTCTACCATCTGCAAATGCCGATTCCGTTTATGGGGCACAGCCTTGGTTCGGCGGCAGTGTGCGTCTTCTTTGTCATCAGCGGATACCTGATCGCCCAGAGTTGGGAGCGCAGCGTTGGATGGCTGGATTTTGCTGCCAAGCGGGTGGGGCGCATCTACCCAGGGCTGATTTGCGTCACTGTGTTTTCCATTGCAGTGATTGGCGCACTGATGACGACTTGGCCGCAGACGGCGTATTGGGCCAGTCCTGTCACGTGGAGCAATTTCTTGAACAACGCGGCGGGACTGGCGACGGTGCAGGTGCTGCCGGGGGTATTCGAGAACAACCCGTTTGCGCGTGCGGTCAATGGCTCGTTGTGGACGATCCGCTATGAGCTCGCGATGTATCTGCTGCTTGCCTTGGTATCGCTGACGCTCATCCGTTGGTGGCGCTGGGCTTACGTTGCCATGGCGTTGACGCTGGTGTCCATCTGGTTGCTTGCGACGGGACTCGACTGGCCTGATGCGCCGGCAGCCGCGTCACAATGGTTCAAAGAGCTGTGGTCGCTTCGGCAGTTCACTTCACTTGGCGTCTATTTCTTTGTCGGCAGTGCGTGGGCGAGGGCTCGATGGAGGGTGCACTGGTGGCATGGGCTGCTGGGCGCGGTGGCGCTGGTCGCGGCACGCTGGTCCACCGATTTCCTGTGGGTGCAGACGGGTGTCTGGATCGGGCTGAGCTGCCTGAGTATGTATCTGGCCTTCGCCGGAGCCGCTTGCATTCGTGGCAGACCTCGGGCGGATCTTTCCTACGGAACCTATATCTACGCGTTTCCGATCCAGCAGGGGGTGACGCAGATATCACTGGTACAAGGTTGGTCGCTGGAGGTCTGCGTTGCGCTGTCGCTGGTGTTGACTCTTGTGCTCGCGGCCTTGTCGTGGTTCTGCATTGAGAAGCCTGCGCTGGAATGGATGCGGACGTGGTTGTCGAGGCGGAAAGAGATTGCGTCGAATCGGCTGGTCAACTCGGGCGACATGACTTCATCGTGA
- the hcaC gene encoding 3-phenylpropionate/cinnamic acid dioxygenase ferredoxin subunit produces the protein MTNTVVACEVGAVDEGGALKIDVNGLEIALFHIGGEYFAVDDRCSHGNASMSEGYVEDDGTVECPLHAARFCVRTGVPLCQPATDAIRTYPVTLVDGKVCLTLEVTT, from the coding sequence ATGACGAACACGGTTGTTGCATGCGAGGTCGGTGCGGTCGACGAGGGCGGGGCGCTCAAGATCGATGTGAACGGCCTGGAAATTGCGCTGTTTCACATCGGTGGAGAGTACTTTGCGGTGGATGACCGGTGCAGCCACGGAAACGCGTCGATGTCCGAAGGCTATGTCGAGGACGATGGCACCGTCGAGTGCCCACTGCATGCGGCGAGGTTCTGTGTGCGCACTGGCGTGCCCCTGTGTCAGCCCGCCACCGATGCCATTCGGACCTATCCCGTGACACTCGTTGACGGCAAGGTCTGCCTGACGCTGGAGGTGACGACATGA
- the hcaB gene encoding 3-phenylpropionate-dihydrodiol/cinnamic acid-dihydrodiol dehydrogenase — protein MSHMNGWLQDQVVLITGGGSGLGWAIAERFVQEGARIAILERSQEKCDSLVRHFGDEVVAVQGDVRSPEDNARAVEAAAAQFGRLDCFIGNAAIWDHGASVLDTDAASLAAGFDELFAVNVKGYLLGAKAAAPELVKSEGCMIFTMSNSSFYPGGGGPLYTASKHATVGLIRQLAYELAPKVRVNGVGPCGMNTDLRGPQALGQEGRRIMDSRSPDAIKAILPLQFFPSPEDFVGPFVLLASRQNNRTLSGVMIQADAGLGIRGIRHVAGGLSL, from the coding sequence ATGAGCCATATGAACGGCTGGTTGCAGGACCAGGTGGTACTCATTACGGGCGGAGGCTCTGGGCTGGGCTGGGCCATTGCGGAGCGCTTTGTGCAGGAGGGCGCGCGCATTGCGATATTGGAGCGATCTCAGGAGAAGTGTGACTCACTTGTGCGCCATTTCGGCGATGAGGTCGTCGCGGTGCAGGGCGATGTCAGAAGCCCGGAGGACAACGCGAGAGCGGTCGAGGCCGCCGCCGCGCAGTTTGGAAGACTTGATTGTTTCATCGGCAATGCGGCGATCTGGGACCACGGTGCGAGCGTGCTGGACACCGATGCAGCATCGCTGGCGGCGGGGTTCGACGAATTGTTCGCGGTGAACGTCAAGGGCTACCTGCTTGGGGCGAAGGCGGCTGCGCCCGAGTTGGTCAAGAGCGAGGGCTGCATGATCTTCACGATGTCCAATTCGTCGTTCTACCCCGGCGGCGGCGGGCCGCTGTATACGGCGAGCAAGCACGCGACGGTGGGGCTTATCCGCCAACTGGCCTATGAGCTTGCGCCCAAGGTGCGGGTCAACGGCGTCGGCCCTTGCGGCATGAATACCGATCTGCGTGGCCCGCAGGCACTTGGACAGGAGGGGCGACGCATCATGGATTCACGCTCGCCCGATGCGATCAAGGCGATCCTGCCGCTGCAGTTCTTTCCGTCGCCCGAAGATTTCGTGGGGCCGTTCGTGCTGCTGGCCTCGCGCCAGAACAACCGGACGCTGAGTGGCGTGATGATCCAGGCCGATGCGGGGCTGGGTATTCGTGGAATTCGCCATGTGGCTGGTGGTTTGTCGCTGTAG
- the hcaD gene encoding 3-phenylpropionate/cinnamic acid dioxygenase ferredoxin--NAD(+) reductase subunit produces MSDPFNARVVILGAGQAGAMAAMELRKLGHVGTITLVGEESHPPYERPPLSKDALVHPEGARVLIREAAHYSSIQVDLKLGMRAVEIVAELRRVLLSDGTWLDYDFLILATGSRARRLPLLDVLGERVHVLRTMADATRLRSQLVSGVRAVLVGAGVIGLELASSLVELGLRVEVVDPASRVMSRNAPEPVSRLLHDTHVQRGVRFHLGTSAEAVTSHAHGIRLSLSNGMEVEGDLVIYGIGAVVDDALPRTAGVNILNGSVVVDARCQTSVPGMLAAGDVTVTVDANGRWRRLETWENANTQAVTAARTLLGLESEPLPPPWFWTDQCGMNVQFAGDMGATDWIRRGDSLASSFMFWGLNEGVVTGAVTVNLGREMRPARELIGKRVSVPIQSLVDTQVSLRQLAKSAASTV; encoded by the coding sequence ATGAGTGATCCATTCAACGCGCGCGTGGTGATTCTCGGCGCGGGGCAGGCGGGTGCCATGGCCGCGATGGAGCTGCGCAAGCTCGGTCATGTCGGAACGATCACGCTGGTAGGCGAGGAGAGTCATCCACCTTACGAGCGTCCGCCGCTGTCCAAGGATGCACTGGTGCATCCGGAGGGCGCTCGGGTGCTGATTCGGGAGGCTGCGCATTATTCAAGCATTCAGGTCGATCTGAAACTGGGCATGCGCGCGGTGGAAATTGTCGCTGAACTGCGCCGAGTGCTACTGTCCGACGGAACTTGGCTGGACTACGATTTTCTGATTCTCGCCACCGGTTCGCGTGCCCGTCGACTGCCACTGCTCGACGTGTTGGGGGAACGGGTGCATGTGTTGCGCACCATGGCGGATGCGACGCGCCTGCGCTCGCAGCTCGTGAGCGGGGTGCGGGCCGTGCTGGTAGGGGCCGGGGTCATCGGACTCGAGTTGGCTTCGAGTCTGGTCGAGTTGGGCCTGCGGGTGGAAGTGGTGGACCCCGCATCGCGTGTCATGTCGCGCAACGCGCCCGAACCCGTCAGTCGTCTGCTGCACGATACGCATGTGCAGCGGGGTGTGCGTTTTCATCTGGGTACTTCTGCGGAAGCTGTGACCAGTCACGCTCATGGCATTCGTCTGTCATTGTCAAACGGCATGGAGGTCGAGGGCGATCTGGTGATCTATGGCATTGGTGCGGTGGTGGACGACGCCTTGCCGCGAACCGCCGGTGTCAACATCCTGAACGGATCGGTGGTGGTCGACGCGCGTTGTCAGACTTCAGTGCCCGGAATGTTGGCTGCCGGAGACGTCACCGTGACGGTCGATGCCAACGGCCGTTGGCGTCGACTGGAAACATGGGAGAACGCCAACACGCAGGCGGTCACTGCCGCTCGCACCTTGCTGGGGCTGGAATCCGAGCCACTGCCGCCGCCGTGGTTCTGGACCGACCAATGCGGCATGAACGTGCAGTTTGCGGGGGACATGGGCGCAACTGATTGGATTCGGCGCGGTGATTCGCTCGCAAGCAGCTTCATGTTCTGGGGGCTGAACGAGGGTGTCGTCACCGGGGCCGTCACAGTCAATCTGGGGCGCGAGATGCGCCCCGCGAGAGAGCTGATTGGCAAGCGAGTGTCCGTGCCCATTCAGTCGCTGGTTGACACACAGGTGAGTCTGCGGCAGCTTGCGAAATCAGCGGCATCCACGGTGTAG
- a CDS encoding LysR substrate-binding domain-containing protein translates to MDFRRLRYFVAVAEELSFTRAAERLHTSQPSLSEQIRNLEDSLGFTLLTRNPRKVELTTVGAVFLDEARQVLRQVEYAVARTRSAAEKTRESLSIGFVPSAEVQIFPVVLPALRLQYPRVQVVLKSLTPPEQLVALTNGDIDIAFTRPPLASGKIFCEVILSDPLRVFMHNRHVLARSAKIQPKRLHLLPQIGTDASFSGALSELTEAYLHRHGVRAGEIQASSNILMSMNLVAGCFGYALLPAYAATFTPRTVVSRPLVGSAPTIDLIMACAKEVNARSPVLSALMALVRDAMNPTSR, encoded by the coding sequence ATGGACTTCCGTCGCCTGCGCTACTTCGTTGCCGTGGCCGAAGAGCTCAGTTTCACCCGCGCGGCCGAGCGGCTGCACACCTCCCAGCCCTCGCTGAGCGAACAGATCCGCAATCTGGAGGATTCGCTTGGGTTCACGCTTCTCACCCGCAATCCACGAAAGGTGGAATTGACTACGGTGGGGGCCGTGTTTCTCGATGAAGCCCGTCAGGTGCTGCGTCAGGTCGAGTACGCGGTGGCCCGCACGCGCTCCGCCGCAGAAAAGACAAGGGAAAGCCTGAGCATCGGCTTCGTCCCCTCCGCCGAGGTCCAGATCTTCCCCGTGGTGCTCCCCGCCCTGCGCCTTCAATATCCACGTGTGCAGGTGGTGCTCAAGAGCCTCACCCCGCCCGAGCAACTGGTGGCGCTGACCAACGGAGACATCGACATCGCCTTCACCCGGCCACCGCTGGCCTCCGGAAAAATCTTCTGCGAGGTCATCCTCAGCGATCCCCTGCGCGTCTTCATGCACAACCGCCACGTCCTCGCCAGATCGGCGAAGATCCAACCGAAGCGCCTGCACCTGCTGCCCCAGATCGGCACCGACGCATCCTTCAGCGGCGCGCTCAGCGAACTCACCGAAGCCTATCTGCACCGCCACGGCGTGCGGGCCGGGGAAATCCAGGCGTCATCCAACATCCTCATGAGCATGAACCTCGTGGCCGGCTGCTTTGGCTACGCGCTGCTTCCGGCCTATGCAGCGACCTTCACCCCGCGAACCGTGGTCTCGCGTCCTCTGGTGGGCTCTGCCCCCACCATCGACCTGATCATGGCCTGCGCCAAAGAGGTAAATGCCCGCTCGCCTGTGCTCTCGGCGTTGATGGCGCTGGTGCGCGACGCCATGAATCCCACATCACGATGA
- the hcaE gene encoding 3-phenylpropionate/cinnamic acid dioxygenase subunit alpha gives MEISSKDIEGMVDVHTGRIHPAIYANAELYELELERIFGRTWLFLCHVSQIPKGGDFFNTYMAEDPIVVVRQKDGSIKAFLNQCRHRSMRVSHADSGNTKAFTCPYHGWSYGVDGALVNVPLEPKAYPQGLCKEKWGLREVTRVREYKGLIFGNWDPEAPELEEYMGDIAWYLDGVLDRREGGTEIIGGVQKWTIDCNWKLPAEQFASDQYHALFSHVSAVQVLGAKPDGDDRHLGSGQTARPVWETAKDAVQYGERGHGSGFFFTERPDANVWVDGEVSQYFRDTVDEARERLGEVRALRLAGHNNMFPTMSWLNGTATLRVWHPRGPNQVEVWNFCIADKAAPEQVKEAFERSETRAFGPAGFLEQDDSENWTEIQKVLRGKFARSTKLCLEMGLGNERMRDDMPGVTNYIFSETAARGLYKHWVDLLVCDTWAEVHERSRSYELELVK, from the coding sequence ATGGAGATCAGTTCAAAAGACATCGAGGGAATGGTCGATGTCCATACCGGGCGCATTCATCCCGCCATCTATGCCAATGCCGAGCTCTACGAACTGGAGCTCGAGCGCATCTTCGGACGCACGTGGCTGTTTCTCTGCCACGTCAGCCAGATACCGAAGGGGGGTGATTTCTTCAACACCTACATGGCGGAAGATCCCATCGTCGTCGTGCGGCAGAAAGATGGTTCCATCAAGGCATTCCTGAACCAGTGCCGCCATCGCTCGATGCGCGTTTCGCATGCGGACAGCGGCAACACCAAGGCCTTCACCTGCCCCTACCATGGCTGGAGCTACGGAGTGGATGGTGCTCTGGTCAATGTGCCGCTCGAGCCCAAGGCCTACCCGCAGGGGCTGTGCAAGGAAAAGTGGGGCCTGCGCGAGGTGACCCGGGTGCGTGAGTACAAGGGGTTAATCTTCGGCAACTGGGACCCGGAGGCTCCCGAGCTTGAAGAGTACATGGGCGACATCGCGTGGTACCTGGACGGTGTGCTGGACCGCCGCGAGGGCGGCACCGAGATCATCGGCGGTGTGCAGAAATGGACCATCGACTGCAACTGGAAGCTGCCAGCGGAGCAATTCGCATCGGACCAGTATCACGCGCTGTTCTCGCACGTCTCGGCGGTACAGGTGCTGGGCGCGAAGCCCGATGGGGATGATCGGCATCTGGGATCGGGCCAGACGGCAAGGCCTGTCTGGGAGACGGCCAAGGACGCAGTGCAGTACGGCGAGCGCGGACATGGCAGCGGATTCTTCTTCACCGAGCGTCCTGATGCGAACGTGTGGGTTGATGGTGAAGTGTCCCAGTATTTCCGTGACACGGTGGACGAGGCGCGTGAACGTCTGGGAGAGGTGCGGGCGCTGCGTCTGGCGGGGCATAACAACATGTTCCCCACGATGAGCTGGCTCAACGGAACGGCCACGCTGCGCGTGTGGCATCCGCGCGGGCCGAATCAGGTGGAAGTCTGGAATTTCTGCATCGCCGACAAGGCCGCGCCGGAACAGGTTAAAGAGGCTTTCGAGCGCAGCGAGACACGGGCCTTCGGTCCCGCAGGCTTTCTGGAGCAGGACGATTCCGAGAACTGGACGGAGATCCAGAAGGTGCTGCGCGGCAAGTTCGCGCGCTCGACCAAGCTGTGCCTCGAGATGGGGCTGGGCAATGAACGCATGCGCGACGACATGCCCGGTGTCACCAACTACATCTTCTCGGAGACCGCTGCGCGCGGGCTCTACAAGCATTGGGTCGATCTGCTGGTGTGCGACACCTGGGCCGAGGTGCACGAAAGAAGCCGCAGCTACGAACTGGAGTTGGTCAAATGA
- the mutS gene encoding DNA mismatch repair protein MutS has protein sequence MNEKSEQKQVPAESDFSAHTPMMAQYLTLKSGHPDTLLFYRMGDFYEVFYGDAEKAARLLDITLTQRGQSAGEPVTMAGVPFHALENYLARLIKMGESVAIAEQVGEVGASKGPVERKVVRVVTPGTLTDSELLSDKNESLLLSVHQGPRAKAGLAWLSVTQGVVHMAECTHDEVGNWIARIAPSEVIYSAGVTQRFEEQLVALRHSGVLTCPLSLRPDWQFDAALGERKLLEHLGAASLQAWNAEGLQQAHAAAAALLTYAEHTQGRALTHVHGVRVQRNGELINLPATTRRNLELTKTLRGEDSPTLFSLLDTCMTGMGSRLLKTWLLEPSRGRSEARGRLSAIGALRCAGNNSPWQLLRGELKGVSDVERITARIALRQVRPRELVGLSKTLEKSHLLSQFPRPPEPVLSQLFDDLVPPADCTQLLRAAIMEEPAALVRDGGVIATGFDADLDELRGIQNNCDDFLLQLETSEKERTGIPNLRVQFNRVHGFYIEVTTSYLDRVPENYRRRQTLKNAERFITPELKTFEDKALSAQERGLAREKFLYEQILDQLQAHVPALTRLAGALATIDALCALTERSLTLNWCAPQFVPEPCIDIDAGRHPVVEARLAETSSGAFIPNNTRLNANSRMQIITGPNMGGKSTYMRQVALIVLLASMGSYVPAMACRLGPIDAIHTRIGAADDLANAQSTFMLEMTEAAQILHSATPHSLVLMDEIGRGTSTFDGLALASGIATHLHDRTKAFSLFATHYFELTELSTRHGHAVNVHVGATESGNDIVFLHEIQPGPASRSYGIQVAKLAGVPTGVINHARHTLDALEARAGEDETQVDLFAPPPEPEHTAVSQVEQALGNINPDALSPREALDALYQLKRLLP, from the coding sequence ATGAACGAAAAGTCAGAACAAAAACAGGTCCCCGCAGAGTCTGATTTCAGCGCTCACACGCCGATGATGGCGCAGTATCTGACGCTGAAATCAGGGCACCCCGATACGCTGCTGTTCTACCGTATGGGCGACTTCTACGAGGTGTTCTACGGCGATGCCGAGAAGGCCGCTCGGCTGTTGGATATCACGCTCACGCAGCGGGGGCAGTCGGCTGGAGAGCCGGTCACCATGGCGGGTGTGCCGTTTCATGCGCTCGAGAACTATCTGGCCCGCCTCATCAAGATGGGCGAGTCCGTCGCGATTGCCGAGCAAGTCGGCGAGGTCGGCGCGAGCAAGGGTCCGGTCGAGCGCAAGGTGGTGCGCGTGGTCACGCCCGGCACGCTGACTGACTCTGAACTGCTGTCGGACAAGAACGAATCGCTGCTGCTGTCGGTACATCAGGGGCCGCGCGCCAAGGCGGGGCTGGCGTGGCTCAGTGTCACGCAGGGCGTGGTGCACATGGCCGAATGCACACATGACGAAGTGGGCAACTGGATCGCGCGCATCGCGCCGAGCGAGGTGATCTACAGCGCGGGTGTCACGCAGCGTTTTGAAGAGCAGCTCGTCGCGCTGCGCCACAGCGGCGTGCTGACCTGCCCGCTCAGTCTGCGCCCCGATTGGCAGTTCGATGCCGCGCTCGGCGAGCGCAAGCTGCTCGAACATCTCGGCGCCGCCAGCCTGCAGGCTTGGAATGCCGAAGGCCTGCAGCAGGCCCACGCAGCGGCCGCTGCTTTGTTGACCTACGCGGAACACACGCAGGGCCGTGCCCTCACCCATGTGCACGGCGTGCGCGTGCAGCGCAATGGCGAGCTCATCAACCTGCCCGCCACCACGCGCCGCAATCTCGAGCTGACCAAGACGCTGCGCGGTGAGGATTCGCCCACGCTGTTTTCGCTGCTCGACACCTGCATGACCGGCATGGGCAGCCGATTGCTCAAGACCTGGCTGCTCGAACCCAGCCGCGGCCGCAGCGAGGCGCGCGGACGACTGTCGGCCATAGGTGCCTTGCGCTGTGCAGGCAACAACAGCCCGTGGCAATTGCTGCGCGGCGAGCTCAAGGGTGTGTCCGATGTCGAGCGCATCACCGCGCGCATCGCGCTGCGCCAGGTGCGCCCGCGCGAGCTTGTTGGGCTCTCCAAGACGCTGGAAAAATCGCACCTGCTCTCGCAGTTTCCACGCCCGCCAGAGCCGGTGCTATCGCAACTGTTCGATGACCTCGTTCCGCCCGCCGACTGCACGCAACTGCTGCGCGCCGCCATCATGGAGGAGCCCGCTGCGCTGGTGCGCGACGGCGGCGTGATCGCTACGGGATTCGATGCCGATCTCGACGAGCTGCGCGGCATCCAGAACAACTGCGACGACTTTCTGCTGCAGCTCGAAACCAGTGAGAAGGAACGCACCGGCATTCCGAACCTGCGCGTGCAGTTCAACCGGGTGCATGGCTTCTACATTGAGGTCACCACCAGCTATCTGGACCGCGTGCCCGAGAACTACCGCCGCCGCCAAACGCTCAAGAACGCCGAGCGCTTCATCACGCCCGAACTCAAGACGTTCGAAGACAAGGCCCTGTCAGCCCAGGAACGTGGCCTTGCGCGCGAAAAGTTTCTGTATGAACAGATCCTCGATCAGTTGCAGGCCCATGTGCCTGCGCTCACTCGGTTGGCCGGGGCGCTTGCCACCATCGACGCGCTGTGCGCGCTGACCGAGCGCTCGCTCACGCTGAACTGGTGCGCACCGCAATTCGTGCCAGAGCCCTGCATCGACATCGACGCGGGTCGCCATCCGGTGGTCGAGGCCAGGTTGGCCGAAACATCGTCCGGCGCGTTCATTCCGAATAACACGCGCCTGAACGCCAACTCGCGCATGCAGATCATCACCGGCCCCAACATGGGCGGTAAATCGACCTACATGCGCCAGGTGGCGTTGATCGTGCTGCTCGCCAGCATGGGCTCGTACGTGCCCGCGATGGCCTGCCGCCTCGGCCCCATCGACGCAATCCACACGCGCATCGGCGCGGCCGATGACCTGGCCAACGCGCAGTCGACCTTCATGCTCGAGATGACCGAGGCCGCGCAGATCCTGCACAGCGCCACGCCGCACTCGCTGGTGCTGATGGACGAGATCGGACGCGGCACCAGCACCTTCGATGGCCTCGCGCTCGCCAGCGGCATCGCCACGCACCTGCATGACCGGACCAAGGCGTTCTCGCTGTTTGCGACGCACTACTTCGAACTCACCGAGCTGTCCACGCGCCACGGCCATGCCGTGAACGTGCACGTGGGCGCGACAGAGTCGGGCAACGACATCGTCTTTCTGCACGAAATCCAGCCCGGCCCGGCTAGCCGCAGCTACGGTATTCAGGTCGCCAAGCTCGCGGGCGTTCCCACAGGCGTGATCAACCATGCGCGCCATACGCTCGACGCGCTCGAGGCACGCGCGGGTGAGGACGAAACCCAGGTCGATTTGTTCGCGCCACCGCCCGAGCCCGAACACACCGCCGTCAGCCAGGTCGAGCAGGCGCTCGGCAACATCAACCCCGACGCCCTGAGCCCACGCGAGGCGCTGGATGCGCTGTACCAGCTCAAGCGGCTGCTGCCTTGA
- the hcaF gene encoding 3-phenylpropionate/cinnamic acid dioxygenase subunit beta: protein MNAAVIETPEIPEDSIAPSPALDAVLHHEITDFLYLEAEFLDDWKFRDWLGVMANDVRYFMRSTTNAQTRDRRKSVQPPTTWIFNETWSQLERRIARLETGMAWAEEPPSRTRHLVTNQRICAAADGDGYEVRCNYVLHRSQKERDLNTYIGKRVDRIRRTAGTAHGWQIYFREITLDQVVITSHNLSVLF from the coding sequence ATGAATGCAGCCGTCATCGAAACCCCTGAAATCCCTGAGGACTCCATTGCCCCATCGCCCGCGTTGGACGCCGTTCTTCATCACGAGATTACGGATTTTCTTTATCTGGAGGCCGAGTTTCTGGACGACTGGAAATTCCGCGATTGGCTTGGCGTGATGGCCAATGATGTCCGCTATTTCATGCGCAGCACCACCAACGCGCAGACCCGGGATCGCCGCAAGAGCGTTCAGCCGCCGACCACATGGATCTTCAACGAGACATGGAGTCAGCTCGAACGCCGCATCGCGCGTCTGGAGACCGGAATGGCGTGGGCCGAGGAGCCGCCTTCGCGCACGCGCCATCTGGTCACCAATCAGCGCATCTGCGCGGCGGCCGATGGCGATGGTTACGAGGTGCGCTGCAACTATGTACTGCACCGCTCGCAGAAGGAGCGCGATTTGAACACCTACATCGGCAAGCGCGTGGACCGGATTCGCCGCACCGCTGGCACGGCCCATGGCTGGCAGATCTACTTTCGTGAAATCACGCTGGATCAGGTGGTGATCACTTCGCACAACCTGAGTGTGCTGTTCTGA
- a CDS encoding sensor histidine kinase, with amino-acid sequence MFARHGAATVSVCLLITLVLTLAGSSTWDVNLVYSLSIGLLSWLVIELGRLRFAQNRDIPWPQGWRGMIVVLAGVLIGFGVGSLIGQSYQRYVQPDAHPEHFDLWLLPMIITVVTSALMSFVYYVVGKSRYLELQAAQAEKQATEARLTLLQTQLEPHMLFNTLANLRVLIAADPERAQMMLDHLIDYLRATLGSSRNAEHALRDEFARLHDYLALMQIRMGKRLTFTLDLPDALSDICVPPLLLQPLVENSIRHGLEPQVQGGAIVVTARECLRAQQPFVELTVSDTGVGQAHNASPTNPRAGQPFGTAQVRERLATRYGDEATFELTARAPESGTLARIVFPLIRP; translated from the coding sequence ATGTTCGCTCGCCATGGCGCGGCGACGGTGTCGGTGTGCCTGCTCATCACGCTGGTGCTGACCTTGGCGGGCTCCAGCACTTGGGATGTGAATCTGGTGTATTCGCTCTCCATCGGGCTGCTGAGCTGGCTGGTCATCGAGCTCGGGCGCCTGCGCTTCGCCCAGAACCGCGACATACCCTGGCCCCAAGGCTGGCGCGGAATGATCGTGGTGCTCGCGGGCGTGCTGATCGGCTTTGGCGTCGGCTCCCTCATCGGCCAGAGCTACCAGCGATATGTGCAGCCCGATGCACATCCGGAGCACTTCGACCTGTGGCTGCTGCCGATGATCATCACCGTGGTCACCAGCGCGCTCATGTCCTTCGTCTACTACGTGGTCGGCAAATCACGCTATCTCGAACTGCAAGCCGCGCAAGCAGAAAAGCAGGCCACCGAAGCCCGGCTCACGCTGCTGCAGACGCAGCTCGAGCCGCACATGCTGTTCAACACGCTCGCCAATCTGCGGGTGCTGATCGCGGCCGATCCGGAACGCGCCCAGATGATGCTCGACCACCTCATCGACTACCTGCGCGCCACGCTGGGCAGCTCGCGCAACGCCGAGCATGCGCTGCGCGACGAGTTTGCACGGCTGCACGACTACCTCGCGCTCATGCAGATCCGCATGGGCAAGCGGCTGACGTTCACGCTCGATCTGCCCGATGCGCTTTCCGACATCTGCGTGCCACCCTTGTTGCTGCAGCCGCTGGTGGAAAACAGCATCCGCCATGGTCTGGAGCCTCAGGTTCAGGGCGGCGCCATCGTCGTCACGGCACGCGAATGCCTTCGCGCGCAACAGCCGTTCGTGGAGCTGACCGTCAGTGACACCGGTGTCGGTCAGGCTCACAATGCCAGCCCCACGAACCCGCGCGCAGGTCAGCCCTTTGGCACGGCCCAAGTCCGCGAACGCCTCGCCACGCGATACGGCGATGAGGCAACCTTCGAGTTGACCGCAAGAGCGCCGGAGTCCGGCACACTTGCACGCATCGTCTTCCCGTTGATCCGACCATGA